The following nucleotide sequence is from Dehalogenimonas formicexedens.
TGTTAGCCAGCCCGGTGCCCGATTGGTAGGTGTAATAGAAATAGACCCAGCCGTTGATCGCAAATTGGGGGTGCAACGTCGCGCCGAGCAGGCCGCCTTCGCCTATCGCGGCGACGTCGGTTATGGTGAAAATTGGCTGATTCTGGAGATTGCGGTTCGAGTCAATGAACCTTACCGTGCCGGGACGTTCCGTTAGCAATATGCTTTTATCGGGTAAAAAGACCATTTCCCAGGGAATGTCCAGGTTCTCGGCTATTGAGGCTGAAGGTGGGGGAACGGTACGGCGTCCAATGTAATTCCACCAGAGAAAGCCGCTGAAGACGAGCGCGGCGACAATCAACAGCGCGATGATAATGCGGTTTCTAGACAAGATAATTAGATGCTCCTCGGTTTATTATAGGGCGTAGGGATGGCAGATGGAACTGCGAGGATGATTTGCTCTCGTTCAGCTCCATTCCCCGGTTTGGGGCCATATGTGGATCAATTCATCGTACAAGGCTCGGTGTTCGGGTTTTTTCAACCCCGGATCTTGCTGGAAGAGCTTCGTTGCCTCTTCCCGAGCCATTTCGAGGATAGGGACGTCCGAGAGTTTGGCCATTTTAAGGTCGGGAAGACCCGATTGGCGCGTGCCGAAGAACTCTCCGGGACCGCGGAGTTTGAGATCTTCTTCAGCCAGGACAAATCCATCCTGGGTCTTTTCGATGACGGCTAACCGGGCGTTGGCAACCTCAGACGGGTTTTCAGCCAGGAGCATGCAGTAGCTCTGTTCTGTACCCCGGCCGACGCGCCCGCGGAACTGGTGCAATTGGGAAAGACCGAAACGGTCGGCGGACTCGATGAGCATCACGGTGGCATTGGGTACGTCGATGCCGACCTCGATAACAGGCGTCGAAACCAGGATATCCAGTTTGCCAGTGCCGAAAGCCCCCATAACGGAGTCCTTTTCGGTAGCTGACATACGTCCGTGCAAAAGGCCTAGCCGGAATTCTGGAAAAACGTCTTGTTTCAGGTTTTCGTACTCGGCAGTCGCCGCCCTCGCCTGTACGGCTTCGGATTCCTCGACGAGCGGGCAGATGATGAAAGCCTGCTGTTTCAGGTCTACCTGTTTTCTGATGAAGGCATAAGCGCTGGAGCGCTGTTCCGGTTTCAGCCACCGGGTTTTTATGGTTTGGCGGCCGGGCGGCAATTCATTGATAACCGAGAGATCGAGGTCGCCGTATAGAGTCAGGGCGAGGGTGCGGGGTATCGGCGTCGCAGTCATGACGAGGATGTGTGGATTGGTACCTTTCTGCCGGAGGCTCAGGCGCTGCTCGACGCCGAACCGATGCTGCTCGTCGATCACCGCTAGCCCTAATTTCTTGAATTTTACGTCCTTCTGGATCAGAGCGTGAGTGCCTATTACCAGGTCGACCTCACCTGTTTTTATTCTGCCTCGAATCGCGGTTTTTCCCGATTCCTTGGCATCACCGATGAGGAGAGCCACGGAAAAGGGGCGGTCAGGCAATATTCCGAGATAGCTTGTGATGCCATCTACTGCCTGCTTTTCGGTCGCCAGGAGATCGAGCATTCGGGTTAATGACCGGAAGTGCTGCTCTGCCAGTATCTCGGTTGGGGCCATGATTGCCGCCTGGAATCCGGCGGAAATGGCCATCAGGATAGCGCCGGCAGCCACTACCGTCTTACCGGAACCGACTTCACCCTGAAGAAGGCGGCTCATGGCCTCTGTGCGTTTAAGGTCTGACAGGATCTCATTGAGCGACTTCTGCTGAGCGCCGGTGAGGGTAAAAGCCAGCGATTTAAGAAACCGGTTTAGCAATGTATTATCGGTGGGTATGGCTAAAGCCGGCTGTGAATGCTGCCAGGCGCGTTTCCGGGCTAATACGCCCAATTGCAGAAAGAAGAGTTCATCGAAGGCGAGGCGCACCCGCGCGGCATTTTTTGAGAGTTCGTCATCCGGGAAATGCGCCTGAGAGACAGCAGAAGAAAGACCGATCAGGCCTCGATGTTGTCTAATGTCGGAAGGGAGATAATCCGACAAAGATCCTGAAAACCCATCTACCACCTCTTTCATCAGTTTCCGGACAGCGCGAGGGAACAAGCCAGCCGTCAGAGGGTAGACCGGTACTAACCGCCCGGTATGGACCAACTCCTTTTCCTCGAGTTTTTCCCATTCTGGCGACTCGAAGACCAGCCTGCCCTTCCAATCACTGACCCGGCCGCTGATGACCACTCGGTCGCCGTTGCGGAGTTGCTTCACAAGGTAGGGATTATTGAACCACAACGCCCGGATATTACCCGTTTCGTCACCGAGGATGGCCTCCGTGGAGCGCCTGCCGCCGGGCGTGGTCAGCCGCACCTCCCAGATATTGGCTACGATAGTCTGATCGGGTCCCGGCAACAGAGAGGATATTTTCGCCGTCTGGGAATAATCGACATGCCTGGCGGGAAAATGATAAAGGAGGTCATTGACAGTGGCGATGCCGAGCTTTTTGAATTTGACGGCAGTAGCTTCGCTTATGCCTTTCAGGGCAGTCACGGGTAGGGACAGGGAAGCGGGAGAGGCTGCCGGAGCCTTCGACTGCGTCACTTTTTTCCGGTAGGCGGCGGGCGGCTCCGCTACTACAGGGGCTTCCGATTGGTTTTGGTTTTTATTTAACGCAATGTTGTTTGGTGTGCCCTCGACAGCTTCCGCCAGGGCAGTCAACCCGTCGAGCGCAGCAGACCGTTTTTCGACCGGCATTGCGGCATATTCAAATCTGGAAAGAAGTTTCCTAAAACGTTCAAGGACTGACCTGTCGTTGATGGTTGAAGCTGCTTCAACCGCCCATTTGGCCAGAAACTTGTCCAAACCTCCGATAACTGCGGTGTTCTGGCAGCCTTTTTTCTTTTCCAATGCAATTACAGAACGAAGTCTTTCTGTTGGTAAGGACATTTGACCTACATTATAGCGGAAAAAACACGGCAAAGCACGAACGGCCGATAAATGGCCTGGTGACACCGAGGACGGATCTGATTTGGCGACGGTTAAGTTTTGCCGATTACCGAAACGCAAATAACACTTGGGCCGGTATAGGCGCCCAGCACCGGGCTGACGGTAGTACGGTAGATTTTTTCTTTCGGATAGAGACTGTCAAGCCTATCGATGAGGGCATCGGCGATGTCCGGAGTAGTGGCGTATTCGACGGCCATTTCATCGATCTGCTTGTGAGAGGCCGCGAAATTATAGAGCACGTCCATCCCCGCTTTCATGGTGCGAACCTGGGTCAACGGGGAAACTTCCCCATCTTTGAGCGTGAGTACCGGCTTCACCGACAGCAGCACACCAAGCAGTCCCTTTGCTTTGCCGATGCGGCCCCCGCGAGCCAGATACTTGAGGGTATCGAAAGCCATGACAGGCTTTGTCTCGCCGATCCTGCCTTCAACTGCCTTTTTGAGGTCTGGGAGCGACATCCCTGAGGCTGCCTGCTTGGATGCCCAAATTGCCAGCAAACCAAGGGCTCCGGCCGCCGATTCCGAATTAACGACCTCTATTTTACAATCCCCTTTGACCATCTGAACGGCAGAAAGCGCGGAATCATAGGTTCCAGAGAGCTTCTTGGAAATGGTAAGGACCAGGATTTCTTTGGTATTGGCACAGAGTTTCTTATAGACACTGGCAAACGCGTTGGGTGAGGGTTGGGTTGTTTGAGGAAAAGCCTCTTCGGTGGTAAGCCGCCGGTAGAACTCATCGGTGGATATTTCGACCCTATCGAGGAAGGATTCGCGTCCGAAGGATACGGTAAGAGGGACCACACTTATATCGAATTGCCGGGCCAGCGCGGGCGTGAGGTCGGAAGTGGAATCGGTGACGATTTTGACTGTCATACGGCTAGCCTCCGAACAGGAATTGTTATTCTAGTGACACAACATAGTCATAATGAGGTTGCCCGCCACTAACCACTTCCACCTGCTTGCTGGGATATTTCGTCATCAGGCTTTCAGCCATCGCCCTCGCGCTCGTTTCGGCGGTACCGGCACCGAAATAAAGGGTCATGACCTCGATTTTGGAAAGATCGGTCTTCGCCAAAAGGTCAGCCAGCACCTTGTCGGAAGCCTCGTCCACTGCAGCCAGGTGACCATCCAAAAGGCCAATGGCCTGACCTTTCTTGATCACAAGCCCGTTGATCTTGGTGTCGCGCACGGCGTGGGTAATCTCAACGGTGCGGACACTCGCTTTGGCTTCGTTCATCCTCTGGACATTGGAATCAAAATCCGCTTCGTAATCGAAGGCTAGCAGGGAAGCCACTCCCTGAGGCAGAGTTTCCGTCGGGATGACGGCAATAGTTTTATGGGTCAACTGTTTGACCTGCTCTGCGGCGGGGACAATATTCTTGTTGTTGGGCAGGATGATCACCTTTTCGGAGGCCGCGGCTTCGACGGCCTGCAAGATGTCTTTGGTGGATGGGTTCATCGTCTGCCCGCCGGCTACGATACCGGAAGCGCCTAGGGAGGCGAAAACGTCGGCGAATCCGTCGCCGGCGACGATCGCGACGATGGCGATTTCCACCGTCGGCTGCCGGTCTTTCTGCAGCGCCAGGAAATCTTCGTGCTGTTCATCCATGTTACGAATGCTGACTTTGTGTACCGTGCCCATTTTAGTGACGTAATTCAGCACCCGGCCGGGGGCCAGGGCATGGATGTGGACCCTGATGGTGCTGGGATCGCCGACGACGATCAGAGACTGACCCTTGCGTTTCAGCTGGGTCCGTATCTTATTCAGGTCCAGGTTTTCACCCTTCAACAGAAACTCGGTACAGTAACCGAATGGATCTTCATCGGTGGGCGAAAGCCGGGACACCGGTTTGGCCGCCAAAGGCAATGAACTGGCGATGACGCGAGACTTTTTGAACTGCATCTGCTCAGTTTCGCCGCGAAGATAATGGAGCATGCCCTCGAGTTCGGTATACAGACCCTGACCACCGGCGTCCACCACCCCGGCATCGCGCAGGGCAGGCAGCAGTTTGGGTGTCCGGGCGACTGATTCGGATGCAGCGTTCATCGCCGATTCAATCAGTTTAACGATGGAATCGTCGTTTTCGGCTGATGACCTTGCGGCGCCAGCCACGTCGGTCAGAACTGTCAGGATAGTCCCTTCAACCGGATTGGACAAACCTTTGTAGGCGGTTTCAACCGCTTTGGTAAGGGCTTCCGCCCAGTCGGCCGCTGTGACCGTTTCCTTGCCCTCAAATACAGTAGCGACCCCGCGCCATATCTGCGAGGAAATGACCCCCGAATTGCCCCTGGCGCCCATGAGGGCGCCCTTGGCGACAGCAGCCGAAACTTCTCCGACGTTATCCGCCGTGACCCGGGAAGTCTCGTCGACCGCCGAGCGGAGGGTGAGCAACATATTGGTGCCGCAATCGCCATCGGGCACGGGGAAAACATTTAAAGCGTCGATATCGGATGCGCTTTTTTCAAGCCAGGCAGCAGCGGCGGCCAGCATATCGCGCATTTCCTGTCCGGTCATGATCGCTTGGGCTGACATACCTTACACCTCTAGAGGCGCCGTTGATGGCGCTGAACGTTTGACAAGTTGTCACCCGCATTGCGGGTGTGATATATTTATCGGACGGCATTGTATATTATCGCCAAATGAATAGTCAAAGGAGTCCATAACCCCGGATATGAAATGCGATTATTGCGGCAAGACACCGATGTTCGGTCATAACGTTTCCCATTCAAAACGGCGCACCAACCGGCGTTCCGAACCCAACTGCCATCCGGCCCGCGTCCTTTTGAACGGTAAGTCCACCCGGTTGTCACTGTGCACCCGCTGCCTGCGCACCCTGTCCAAGATGGCGGCAGCCTAGTCCCCGGGTACACAACTCAAAACTCAATCGAAAAATTAAAGAACCACCGCCTGAATTGGCGGTGGTTCTTTTTGTTCGGTGGCCGAATCGACGCGGACTTACGACCCTGCCAACAGGGTTTTGGCTTCCGCCAGCGCCTCTTCTACCCGGGTTCGCGCCGTTCCGCCCGGATTGTTCCTGGAATCGATCGAGGTCATTGCACTGATCTTGAACACATCCTGGTCGAACAACGGGGAAAAGCGAAGGTATTCATCCAGCGGTAATTCGGAGAAGGTCTTGCCTTCCTTGATAGAATGGCTCACCAAACGCCCGACGATGCCGTGGGCGTTTCTGAAGGTCTCACCTTTCTTCACGAGGTAATCTGCTAGGTCGGTGGCCAGCAGGTAGCTCCGGTCAACCGAGCTCAGCATTCTCTCAGGCCTGATTTTGATGGTCTCGACCATGCCGCCGACCACCTTCAGAGACATCAACAAGGTATCCGTAGCGTCGAAGATGGCTTCCTTGTCTTCCTGAAGGTCCCTGTTGTAAGCCAGGGGCAATCCCTTGAGGGTAGTCAGAAGCCCAATAAGGTGGCCATAAACGCGGCCGGTCTTGCCGCGGCACAGTTCAGCGACATCAGGATTTTTCTTTTGGGGCATTATCGATGAACCGGTAGCGTACGCGTCATCGATTTCGATGAAACCAAATTCTGCCCCGCTCCAGATGACCATTTCCTCGGATAGTCTCGAAAGGTGCATCATTGTTACGGAGGCGGTGGAGAGGTATTCGACAACGAAGTCTCGATCAGACACAGCGTCCAGGCTGTTCCGGCTCACCGACGAGAAACCAAGCTCTCTGGCTACGAAGGCGCGATCAATGTTATAGGCGACTCCCGCCAAAGCCCCGCTGCCCAGGGGTAACACGTCGGTGCGATTCAGGCAGTCGGAGAAACGTTCCTTATCCCTCTGCAGCATCTCGAAATAGGCCAAAAAATGATGCGCCAGCAGAACAGGTTGCGCGGGTTGGAGATGTGTATATCCGGGCACGATGACATCGAGATTCTTTTCAGCCAGTCCAAGGAAGGCAGCCTGTAAAGACCTGACAGATTCAAGCGTCCAAATGATGACATCTTTCATGTAGAGCCGTAAGTCGGTGGCAACCTGGTCGTTGCGGCTCCGGGCCGTGTGCAGTCGTCCCGCTGCCTCTCCTATCTTTTCCTTAAGCCTTGCCTCAATGGCCATGTGGATGTCTTCCATCTCAGGTTTGAACTCAAATTTGCCATCATTGATGTCAATTTCAATTTCAAGCAGCCCTCTCATGATTTCGAGGGCATCCGAGGGTGGAATTATTCCCTGTTTGGCGAGCATCCGGGCGTGGGCAATCGAACCCCGAACGTCCTCATGATAAAGGCGCTTGTCAAACGGGAGGGATGTGGTGTACTTGATCACCATTTCATCGGCGGGTTTATCGAATCGGCTTCTAACGTGGCTCATGATTTCCCCCAATAACTATACCCAAGAAACAAGTGCCCAAGACAATGATTTTCAACCGGAGGCAATCGTCCTAAAATCGTTGAATTCCGTTTTATCCTTTACTATTTTTTCAACGTCTGCGCCCTGGCCTGGGTACGCACCGGCAGGCCCCAGAGCTTTATGAAACCTACGGCGGCTGTGGCATCGAAGGTGTCACCGGTCTCGTAGGTTGCCAGACCATGGCTGTAAAGGGAATAGGGAGATTTGCGGCCGACGACGCGGAAGCAACCTCTCTCCAGTTTCAAACGAACGGTGCCGGTGACGTATTTCTGGGTGTTCTGAATATAGGCATCGAGATCTGACTTGTGAGCAGAGAACCACAAGCCGTTGTAAACAAGGTCGGCGTATTCCTGGGCAACTTTAGCTTTGAAGCGCGCCTGGTCTTTGGCCAGGGTCATCGTTTCAAGAGCGTCATGCGCCTTGAGCAGGACAACCGCGGCCGGGGCTTCGTACGTCTCGCGGGACTTGATGCCAACGAGACGGTTTTCAATGTGATCGATACGGCCGATGCCATGGGCTCCGGCGATCTCATTCAGTGTCGAGACCAGTGTTACGCCGTCCATGCGCCGATTGTTTAAGGTTACCGGAATACCCTGTTTGAAACCGATAGTCACGTAAGCCGGCTTCTCAGGAGTATCTTTTACCTCTCGAGTCCAGGCGAAGGCATCAACCGGGGGTTCCACCCATGGATCCTCAAGAATGCCGCATTCGCAAGATCTGCCCCAGAGGTTCTCATCGACCGAGTAGGGATTTTTGGCGGTAACCGGCAGGGGAATGTTGAACTTTTTGGCGTATTCGATGGTCTGGAGCCGGGTCATGCCCCACTCGCGGGCCGGGGCGATGACCTTGAGGTGGGGGGCTAGGGCGGCGGTGGCTACGTCGAATCGAACCTGGTCGTTACCTTTGCCGGTACAGCCATGGGCGATGGCGGTGGCGCCCTCAGCCAACGCGACATCGACGAGTAATTTGGCGATCAGCGGCCGGCCGATGGCGGTGGCCAAGGGATATTCGTTTTCATAAATAGCCCCTGCGGCCAGTGTTTTCCAGACATAATCCTCGATAAACTCCTTGCGGGCGTCTATGACCACAGCCTTGACAGCGCCGACTCTAAGCGCTTTGTCACGGATTTGGGTGAAGTCACGCTCGTTACCGACGTCGATGGTCAATGCGATGACGTCCATACCATAGTGCTCTTTGAGCCACGGTATAGCCGCCGAGGTGTCCAAGCCGCCGGAATATGCCAGAACTACTTTTTCAGTCATAGACGACCTTTCTAACAATCGAGAGTAACGCTTATTATGCTACAAAGCGGGGACTTGATGCCAATGACCGAATCGTGGTCAGCGACGTAAAAACGGTTTCAGAAAAATCTAAGATAAAAACCTTATTAAAAATTCATAGTATCAGCAATATTCCGGATTACCATAACAGCAAGTACGAAATTCCTATTTAAGACTGGTCGATTGTCTGTCAAAATTTATAAGACTGGAAAGAGATGATCGCATTACTGCTGATAGGCTTGATAATCGCCTGTTCGCTGGCAGGAGCCGCCCAACTGGAACGAGGACGCTAGAATCGGATTAGCAACGGCCGAAGTGCCGGTTTAAAAATGCCA
It contains:
- the argH gene encoding argininosuccinate lyase yields the protein MSHVRSRFDKPADEMVIKYTTSLPFDKRLYHEDVRGSIAHARMLAKQGIIPPSDALEIMRGLLEIEIDINDGKFEFKPEMEDIHMAIEARLKEKIGEAAGRLHTARSRNDQVATDLRLYMKDVIIWTLESVRSLQAAFLGLAEKNLDVIVPGYTHLQPAQPVLLAHHFLAYFEMLQRDKERFSDCLNRTDVLPLGSGALAGVAYNIDRAFVARELGFSSVSRNSLDAVSDRDFVVEYLSTASVTMMHLSRLSEEMVIWSGAEFGFIEIDDAYATGSSIMPQKKNPDVAELCRGKTGRVYGHLIGLLTTLKGLPLAYNRDLQEDKEAIFDATDTLLMSLKVVGGMVETIKIRPERMLSSVDRSYLLATDLADYLVKKGETFRNAHGIVGRLVSHSIKEGKTFSELPLDEYLRFSPLFDQDVFKISAMTSIDSRNNPGGTARTRVEEALAEAKTLLAGS
- the recG gene encoding ATP-dependent DNA helicase RecG; the encoded protein is MSLPTERLRSVIALEKKKGCQNTAVIGGLDKFLAKWAVEAASTINDRSVLERFRKLLSRFEYAAMPVEKRSAALDGLTALAEAVEGTPNNIALNKNQNQSEAPVVAEPPAAYRKKVTQSKAPAASPASLSLPVTALKGISEATAVKFKKLGIATVNDLLYHFPARHVDYSQTAKISSLLPGPDQTIVANIWEVRLTTPGGRRSTEAILGDETGNIRALWFNNPYLVKQLRNGDRVVISGRVSDWKGRLVFESPEWEKLEEKELVHTGRLVPVYPLTAGLFPRAVRKLMKEVVDGFSGSLSDYLPSDIRQHRGLIGLSSAVSQAHFPDDELSKNAARVRLAFDELFFLQLGVLARKRAWQHSQPALAIPTDNTLLNRFLKSLAFTLTGAQQKSLNEILSDLKRTEAMSRLLQGEVGSGKTVVAAGAILMAISAGFQAAIMAPTEILAEQHFRSLTRMLDLLATEKQAVDGITSYLGILPDRPFSVALLIGDAKESGKTAIRGRIKTGEVDLVIGTHALIQKDVKFKKLGLAVIDEQHRFGVEQRLSLRQKGTNPHILVMTATPIPRTLALTLYGDLDLSVINELPPGRQTIKTRWLKPEQRSSAYAFIRKQVDLKQQAFIICPLVEESEAVQARAATAEYENLKQDVFPEFRLGLLHGRMSATEKDSVMGAFGTGKLDILVSTPVIEVGIDVPNATVMLIESADRFGLSQLHQFRGRVGRGTEQSYCMLLAENPSEVANARLAVIEKTQDGFVLAEEDLKLRGPGEFFGTRQSGLPDLKMAKLSDVPILEMAREEATKLFQQDPGLKKPEHRALYDELIHIWPQTGEWS
- a CDS encoding argininosuccinate synthase, translating into MTEKVVLAYSGGLDTSAAIPWLKEHYGMDVIALTIDVGNERDFTQIRDKALRVGAVKAVVIDARKEFIEDYVWKTLAAGAIYENEYPLATAIGRPLIAKLLVDVALAEGATAIAHGCTGKGNDQVRFDVATAALAPHLKVIAPAREWGMTRLQTIEYAKKFNIPLPVTAKNPYSVDENLWGRSCECGILEDPWVEPPVDAFAWTREVKDTPEKPAYVTIGFKQGIPVTLNNRRMDGVTLVSTLNEIAGAHGIGRIDHIENRLVGIKSRETYEAPAAVVLLKAHDALETMTLAKDQARFKAKVAQEYADLVYNGLWFSAHKSDLDAYIQNTQKYVTGTVRLKLERGCFRVVGRKSPYSLYSHGLATYETGDTFDATAAVGFIKLWGLPVRTQARAQTLKK
- the rpmB gene encoding 50S ribosomal protein L28, with translation MKCDYCGKTPMFGHNVSHSKRRTNRRSEPNCHPARVLLNGKSTRLSLCTRCLRTLSKMAAA
- a CDS encoding DAK2 domain-containing protein; the encoded protein is MSAQAIMTGQEMRDMLAAAAAWLEKSASDIDALNVFPVPDGDCGTNMLLTLRSAVDETSRVTADNVGEVSAAVAKGALMGARGNSGVISSQIWRGVATVFEGKETVTAADWAEALTKAVETAYKGLSNPVEGTILTVLTDVAGAARSSAENDDSIVKLIESAMNAASESVARTPKLLPALRDAGVVDAGGQGLYTELEGMLHYLRGETEQMQFKKSRVIASSLPLAAKPVSRLSPTDEDPFGYCTEFLLKGENLDLNKIRTQLKRKGQSLIVVGDPSTIRVHIHALAPGRVLNYVTKMGTVHKVSIRNMDEQHEDFLALQKDRQPTVEIAIVAIVAGDGFADVFASLGASGIVAGGQTMNPSTKDILQAVEAAASEKVIILPNNKNIVPAAEQVKQLTHKTIAVIPTETLPQGVASLLAFDYEADFDSNVQRMNEAKASVRTVEITHAVRDTKINGLVIKKGQAIGLLDGHLAAVDEASDKVLADLLAKTDLSKIEVMTLYFGAGTAETSARAMAESLMTKYPSKQVEVVSGGQPHYDYVVSLE
- a CDS encoding DegV family protein — protein: MTVKIVTDSTSDLTPALARQFDISVVPLTVSFGRESFLDRVEISTDEFYRRLTTEEAFPQTTQPSPNAFASVYKKLCANTKEILVLTISKKLSGTYDSALSAVQMVKGDCKIEVVNSESAAGALGLLAIWASKQAASGMSLPDLKKAVEGRIGETKPVMAFDTLKYLARGGRIGKAKGLLGVLLSVKPVLTLKDGEVSPLTQVRTMKAGMDVLYNFAASHKQIDEMAVEYATTPDIADALIDRLDSLYPKEKIYRTTVSPVLGAYTGPSVICVSVIGKT